A single window of Streptomyces xanthii DNA harbors:
- a CDS encoding response regulator, producing MSSRPSRGAARLAAILDALPDALVLVNTNGTVVNANSIALEAFEAPGTALVGRGLLDLLPEFDSRLIPGSMRRPDTVTDERGRTKPTRMMARRTDGSEFPVEVTSANLADGARDAVDPYGTGGLGGGGYSGSELLMLVVRDLSGTLDTEAELARSQRQTEMILRAAAEGVVGTDTDGRIVLVNPAAAQILGFRASDLGGKELHTLVLHSRADGDPFPYEESPLADTLRSGRKHRVRGQVLWAKSGEKVPVDMTTAPVRDGDQLVGAVMTFTDRRPFDQLVTEHAQELARRDEEAEKEREERAAELERVREELTSELASVREDLTGELAAAREQHAEELSAERERGAAFAEREKDRFEALAARHAQLLAVLDQSLRGPLEELRRELGQLAADDAGQLWPEANQVLHHLSAGYSRMTTLVDNVLAYQLLDTDDEKLARVPAMLDAVVAAGVDGAVELIGPGRVQFAVHAPPIEAEVDAGRLATALAHLIADVAGIDATGNSRAVAGGGYVDSTVVVAAAQRGDSVRIEVRGPYSGGDPVHEPIVRGIVRAHGGVLQTHEVPGMSGSAYVLEVPIGGGAGVVPAAPAPTAEPSAVAPEADAAQDVPAQATRGGRRRARRASGPSVDAFLESGLAEPPAAGGGTGRRRGRRAAEEPPVAGAGASSGEQASVGSGVAVRGDVPVEAGGAEGAGRPELPVAQDAPVGPADSGAPSSGTGRRRARRADDDGGAVEHAAAQGAVVTSAEHAAGSPALGEAVPPQGVPAPTGRRARRDGAQEQHALPALPSAAAHETPGAGANALEPAEAGAAAQPSGRRARRALGTAQTAAPASSQQPREAFALPPAEADRTPQPVPQPVQPQPVQPQASVPGQVPFVVPSVPGAASQDEPQAPPAPAPVAAPTVAPMQFEDDGDDAEDTGVAGASDGAGAPGAQPVADEPQQHASAEPDPAQDHTPPQPHPAQPTPARGTPAPQQQPPQQAPQQARAAQPLPAEAPQSPQPPTGDTNSTQGRAFSVRTLGQGVPFGRQIAEQQRRGQTPGPVPGSVPPQAPAQAGATPPQGVPQPADGHSQGGGTTSGSGRRRKLSTRPDQPEAPGAQTPPQGTATATPATAPAPAAAPAPAPNAARPHPQPPRLSPNASEGAGRSYAIGAPDQNAAEGPEPLDGPGGAVEIANRPQPQPMDDELPPEPLDNPRRLLVWPAPDVTTQQALSDRGYRPVTVHSREEVDAQIAAFPAALFVDPLTGPITRTALQSLRQAAVAAEVPVLVTAGLGQATREAAYGADPAVLLKALAPRDSEQHPPRVLLIEEHEEIALALTATLERRGMQVARAASDADAVTLAGQMRPNLVVMDLLQVRRRRAGIIDWLRANGQLNRTPLVVYTAAVDEADLPRLAAGETVLFLAERSTSDEVQGRIVDLLAKIGTN from the coding sequence GTGAGCAGCAGGCCATCCCGAGGCGCTGCTCGCCTCGCAGCCATACTCGACGCACTGCCGGACGCGTTGGTGCTGGTCAACACCAACGGGACCGTCGTCAACGCCAATTCGATCGCACTTGAGGCATTTGAGGCCCCGGGCACCGCGCTCGTCGGGCGCGGACTGCTCGACCTGCTGCCTGAGTTCGACTCGCGGCTGATCCCCGGCTCGATGCGCCGCCCGGACACCGTCACCGACGAGCGCGGCCGCACCAAGCCGACCCGGATGATGGCCCGCCGCACCGACGGCAGCGAGTTCCCGGTCGAGGTCACCTCCGCGAATCTGGCGGACGGCGCGCGCGACGCGGTGGACCCCTATGGCACCGGCGGGCTCGGTGGCGGCGGCTACAGCGGCTCCGAGCTGCTCATGCTCGTCGTCCGCGACCTCTCCGGCACCCTCGACACCGAGGCCGAACTGGCCCGCTCGCAGCGGCAGACCGAGATGATCCTGCGGGCCGCGGCCGAGGGTGTCGTCGGCACCGACACCGACGGGCGCATCGTCCTGGTCAACCCGGCCGCCGCGCAGATCCTCGGCTTCCGTGCCAGCGATCTCGGCGGCAAGGAGCTGCACACCCTCGTCCTGCACTCGCGCGCGGACGGCGACCCGTTCCCGTACGAGGAGTCGCCGCTCGCCGACACCCTGCGTTCCGGGCGCAAGCACCGGGTGCGCGGGCAGGTCCTGTGGGCCAAGAGCGGCGAGAAGGTGCCCGTCGACATGACGACGGCGCCGGTGCGCGACGGGGACCAACTGGTCGGCGCGGTGATGACGTTCACCGACCGCCGACCCTTCGACCAGCTCGTGACCGAGCACGCGCAGGAGCTGGCGCGGCGCGACGAGGAGGCCGAGAAGGAGCGCGAGGAGCGCGCGGCCGAACTGGAGCGGGTGCGCGAGGAGCTGACCTCCGAGCTCGCCTCCGTCCGCGAGGACCTGACCGGGGAGCTGGCCGCCGCGCGCGAGCAGCACGCGGAGGAGCTGTCGGCCGAGCGGGAGCGCGGCGCCGCGTTCGCCGAGCGGGAGAAGGACCGGTTCGAGGCACTGGCGGCCCGTCACGCGCAGCTGCTCGCCGTCCTCGACCAGTCCCTGCGCGGTCCCCTGGAGGAGCTGCGCCGGGAGCTCGGGCAGCTCGCGGCGGACGACGCGGGCCAGCTGTGGCCGGAGGCCAACCAGGTGCTCCACCACCTGTCGGCCGGCTACTCCCGTATGACGACGCTGGTCGACAACGTGCTGGCGTACCAGCTCCTCGACACCGACGACGAGAAGCTCGCCCGTGTGCCCGCGATGCTGGACGCCGTCGTGGCGGCCGGTGTCGACGGGGCCGTCGAGCTGATCGGGCCCGGCCGGGTCCAGTTCGCCGTGCACGCGCCGCCGATCGAGGCCGAGGTCGACGCGGGGCGCCTCGCGACCGCGCTCGCCCACCTGATCGCCGATGTCGCCGGGATCGACGCGACGGGCAACTCGCGGGCCGTGGCGGGCGGCGGTTACGTCGACTCGACCGTCGTGGTGGCCGCGGCCCAGCGCGGGGACAGCGTCCGCATCGAGGTGCGCGGCCCCTACTCGGGCGGCGACCCGGTGCACGAGCCGATCGTCCGGGGCATCGTGCGGGCGCACGGCGGTGTGCTGCAGACGCACGAGGTGCCGGGTATGAGCGGCAGCGCGTACGTCCTCGAGGTGCCGATCGGGGGCGGGGCCGGGGTGGTTCCCGCCGCTCCCGCTCCCACGGCCGAGCCCTCCGCCGTCGCGCCGGAGGCCGACGCCGCGCAGGACGTGCCGGCGCAGGCCACGCGGGGTGGGCGCCGCCGTGCGCGCCGGGCCTCCGGGCCCTCGGTGGACGCGTTCCTGGAGAGCGGTCTCGCCGAGCCGCCCGCCGCCGGTGGCGGTACGGGCCGGCGGCGCGGGCGCCGTGCCGCCGAGGAGCCGCCGGTGGCCGGTGCCGGGGCTTCCTCCGGTGAGCAGGCGTCTGTCGGGTCCGGTGTCGCGGTGCGCGGTGACGTGCCCGTCGAGGCCGGTGGCGCCGAGGGGGCCGGGCGTCCCGAGCTGCCCGTGGCGCAGGACGCCCCTGTCGGTCCTGCGGATTCCGGCGCACCGTCCTCCGGGACCGGGCGTCGGCGCGCGCGTCGCGCCGACGACGACGGCGGTGCGGTGGAGCACGCGGCGGCCCAGGGCGCGGTCGTGACCTCAGCCGAACACGCGGCGGGCTCCCCGGCCCTCGGCGAGGCGGTGCCGCCGCAGGGCGTGCCCGCGCCGACCGGGCGGCGCGCTCGGCGGGACGGGGCGCAGGAGCAGCACGCGCTGCCCGCGCTGCCGTCGGCGGCCGCGCACGAGACCCCGGGCGCGGGGGCGAACGCGCTGGAGCCGGCCGAGGCCGGTGCCGCGGCGCAGCCTTCCGGGCGCCGGGCGCGCCGCGCGCTGGGCACCGCGCAGACTGCGGCCCCCGCCTCCTCGCAGCAGCCGCGGGAGGCGTTCGCGCTGCCTCCGGCGGAGGCCGACCGCACGCCGCAGCCGGTACCTCAGCCGGTGCAGCCCCAGCCCGTGCAGCCTCAGGCGTCCGTGCCTGGTCAGGTGCCGTTCGTCGTTCCGTCCGTGCCCGGCGCGGCGTCGCAGGACGAGCCGCAGGCCCCGCCTGCTCCGGCGCCGGTCGCGGCTCCGACCGTGGCCCCGATGCAGTTCGAGGACGACGGCGACGATGCCGAGGACACCGGCGTGGCCGGTGCCTCTGACGGTGCCGGTGCGCCGGGCGCTCAGCCCGTCGCGGACGAGCCCCAGCAGCACGCGTCGGCCGAGCCGGACCCGGCCCAGGACCACACCCCGCCGCAGCCGCACCCGGCCCAGCCGACGCCCGCCCGGGGCACTCCGGCGCCGCAGCAGCAGCCACCTCAGCAGGCCCCGCAGCAGGCGCGGGCCGCTCAGCCGCTGCCCGCTGAGGCCCCGCAGTCCCCGCAGCCTCCGACGGGTGACACGAACTCGACGCAGGGCCGCGCCTTCAGCGTGCGCACGCTCGGCCAGGGCGTACCGTTCGGGCGCCAGATCGCCGAGCAGCAGCGCCGAGGTCAGACGCCGGGCCCGGTTCCCGGATCCGTGCCGCCGCAGGCACCCGCGCAGGCCGGGGCGACCCCGCCGCAGGGCGTGCCGCAGCCGGCGGACGGTCACTCGCAGGGCGGTGGCACGACGAGCGGTTCGGGCCGGCGGCGCAAGCTGTCGACCCGGCCGGACCAGCCCGAGGCCCCCGGCGCGCAGACGCCCCCGCAGGGCACGGCCACGGCCACCCCGGCGACGGCACCCGCGCCCGCAGCGGCACCGGCCCCCGCGCCGAACGCCGCCCGCCCGCACCCGCAGCCGCCCCGGCTGTCCCCGAACGCCTCGGAGGGCGCCGGCCGTTCCTACGCGATCGGCGCCCCCGACCAGAACGCGGCGGAGGGCCCCGAGCCGCTCGACGGTCCCGGCGGTGCCGTGGAGATCGCCAACCGGCCTCAGCCGCAGCCGATGGACGACGAGCTGCCCCCGGAGCCGCTGGACAACCCGCGCCGCCTCCTGGTGTGGCCCGCCCCGGACGTGACGACCCAGCAGGCGCTGAGCGACCGCGGCTACCGCCCGGTGACCGTGCACTCGCGCGAGGAGGTCGACGCGCAGATCGCGGCGTTCCCCGCCGCGCTGTTCGTGGACCCGCTGACCGGGCCGATCACCCGGACCGCGCTGCAGTCGCTGCGCCAGGCCGCCGTCGCCGCCGAGGTGCCGGTCCTGGTGACGGCGGGCCTCGGACAGGCGACGCGCGAGGCCGCGTACGGGGCCGACCCCGCCGTGCTCCTGAAGGCGCTGGCCCCGCGCGACAGCGAGCAGCACCCGCCGCGGGTCCTGCTCATCGAGGAGCACGAGGAGATCGCGCTCGCCCTGACCGCCACGCTGGAGCGGCGCGGGATGCAGGTGGCGCGGGCCGCGAGCGACGCGGACGCGGTGACGCTGGCGGGCCAGATGCGGCCCAACCTGGTCGTGATGGATCTGCTCCAGGTCCGCCGCCGGCGCGCGGGCATCATCGACTGGCTGCGGGCGAACGGGCAGTTGAACCGCACGCCGCTCGTCGTCTACACGGCCGCCGTCGACGAGGCGGACCTGCCACGACTGGCGGCGGGGGAGACGGTGCTGTTCCTCGCGGAGCGCTCGACGAGCGACGAGGTACAGGGCCGGATCGTGGACCTGCTGGCGAAGATCGGCACGAACTGA
- a CDS encoding long-chain fatty acid--CoA ligase produces MLSTMQDVPLTVTRILNHGTRVHGTSQIITWTGEGEPHRRSFAEAGARAAQLAHALHDDLGIRGDDRVATLMWNNAEHVEAYFAAPAMGAVLHTLNLRLPAEQLSWIVNHAADRVIIVNGSLLPLLAPLLPGLTTVEHVVVSGPGDRSLLEGARARVHEYEELVAGKPTTYDWPELDERQAAAMCYTSGTTGDPKGVVYSHRSIYLHSMQVNMTQSMGLTDADTSLVVVPQFHVNAWGLPHATFMTGVNMLMPDRFLQPAPLAEMIESERPTHAAAVPTIWQGLLAELSAKPRDVSTLTQVTIGGSACPPSLMKAFDELGMRVCHAWGMTETSPLGTVARPPAGVEPGSDEEFAYRLTQGRFPAGVEARLTGPGGEQLPWDGESAGELEVRGPWIAGAYYNGPDAEPLRPADKFSEDGWLKTGDVGTISPEGFLTLTDRAKDVIKSGGEWISSVDLENALMSHPDVAEAAVVAVPDDKWGERPLATVVLKEGASADFETLRAFLAEKVAKWQLPERWTVIPAVPKTSVGKFDKKVLRRQYADGDLDVTQL; encoded by the coding sequence GTGCTGAGCACGATGCAGGACGTACCGCTGACCGTGACCCGCATCCTGAACCACGGGACGCGCGTGCACGGCACCTCGCAGATCATCACGTGGACGGGCGAGGGCGAGCCGCACCGCCGTTCGTTCGCCGAGGCGGGCGCCCGCGCGGCCCAGCTCGCGCACGCACTCCACGACGACCTCGGCATCCGGGGCGACGACCGCGTGGCCACGCTGATGTGGAACAACGCGGAGCACGTCGAGGCCTACTTCGCGGCCCCCGCGATGGGCGCCGTGCTGCACACGCTGAACCTGCGGCTCCCGGCGGAGCAGCTGAGCTGGATCGTGAACCACGCGGCCGACCGCGTGATCATCGTGAACGGATCGCTGCTGCCGCTCCTCGCGCCGTTGCTGCCCGGACTGACGACGGTCGAGCACGTCGTGGTCTCGGGACCCGGCGACCGTTCGCTGCTCGAGGGCGCGCGGGCACGGGTGCACGAGTACGAGGAGCTCGTCGCCGGGAAGCCGACCACGTACGACTGGCCGGAGCTGGACGAGCGGCAGGCCGCCGCGATGTGTTACACCTCCGGCACCACGGGCGACCCGAAGGGCGTCGTCTACTCCCACCGTTCGATCTACCTGCACTCGATGCAGGTGAACATGACGCAGTCGATGGGGCTGACCGACGCGGACACCTCGCTCGTCGTCGTGCCGCAGTTCCACGTCAACGCCTGGGGACTGCCGCACGCCACGTTCATGACCGGTGTGAACATGCTGATGCCGGACCGCTTCCTGCAGCCCGCTCCGCTGGCCGAGATGATCGAGTCCGAGCGCCCCACGCACGCCGCCGCCGTCCCCACCATCTGGCAGGGCCTGCTCGCCGAACTCAGCGCCAAGCCGCGTGACGTGTCGACGCTGACCCAGGTCACCATCGGCGGTTCCGCCTGCCCGCCCTCCCTCATGAAGGCCTTCGACGAGCTCGGCATGCGGGTCTGCCACGCCTGGGGCATGACCGAGACCTCTCCGCTCGGCACCGTCGCCCGCCCGCCGGCCGGCGTGGAGCCGGGCAGCGACGAGGAGTTCGCCTACCGCCTCACCCAGGGCCGCTTCCCCGCCGGCGTCGAGGCGCGGCTCACGGGACCCGGCGGCGAGCAGCTGCCCTGGGACGGGGAGTCCGCGGGCGAGCTGGAGGTGCGCGGGCCGTGGATCGCGGGCGCGTACTACAACGGCCCGGACGCCGAACCGCTGCGCCCCGCCGACAAGTTCAGCGAGGACGGCTGGCTCAAGACCGGCGACGTGGGCACCATCAGCCCCGAAGGCTTCCTGACCCTCACCGACCGCGCCAAGGACGTCATCAAGTCCGGCGGCGAGTGGATCTCCAGCGTCGACCTCGAGAACGCGCTGATGTCGCACCCGGACGTCGCCGAGGCCGCCGTCGTCGCCGTCCCCGACGACAAGTGGGGCGAGCGGCCGCTGGCCACCGTCGTGCTGAAGGAGGGGGCGAGCGCGGACTTCGAGACGCTGCGCGCGTTCCTCGCCGAGAAGGTCGCGAAGTGGCAGCTGCCCGAGCGCTGGACGGTCATCCCCGCCGTCCCGAAGACCAGCGTCGGCAAGTTCGACAAGAAGGTGCTGCGCCGGCAGTACGCCGACGGCGACCTGGACGTCACGCAGCTCTGA
- a CDS encoding SigE family RNA polymerase sigma factor, which produces MTATLAPARSSAAQTAPRTPAGTRTPAGTCAPAAARTPAGARAAHGAHTTYPSFASYVRARQPVLLRTARSLTANPCDAEDLLQTALAKTYVAWDRIEDHRALDGYVRRALLNTRTSQWRKRKVDEFVCDELPEPQVLPAGDPAEQQALHDAMWRAIMKLPARQRAMVVLRYYEDLSEAQTAEVLGVSVGTVKSAVSRALGKLREDPELGPVRA; this is translated from the coding sequence ATGACCGCAACCCTGGCGCCCGCCCGCAGCAGCGCAGCGCAGACCGCACCGCGTACCCCCGCAGGGACGCGCACTCCGGCGGGGACCTGTGCCCCGGCGGCGGCGCGGACCCCGGCCGGGGCGCGTGCGGCGCACGGTGCGCACACGACGTACCCGTCGTTCGCGTCGTACGTCAGGGCGCGCCAGCCGGTGCTCCTGCGCACGGCGCGGTCGCTGACGGCGAACCCGTGCGACGCCGAGGACCTGCTGCAGACCGCGCTCGCGAAGACGTACGTCGCGTGGGACCGGATCGAGGACCACCGGGCGCTCGACGGGTACGTGCGGCGGGCTCTGCTGAACACGCGGACCTCCCAATGGCGTAAGCGCAAGGTGGACGAGTTCGTCTGCGACGAGTTGCCGGAGCCGCAGGTGCTCCCGGCGGGGGACCCGGCGGAGCAGCAGGCCCTCCACGACGCGATGTGGCGGGCGATCATGAAGCTGCCCGCCCGGCAGCGGGCGATGGTCGTCCTGCGGTACTACGAGGACCTGAGCGAGGCGCAGACCGCCGAGGTGCTCGGGGTCTCCGTCGGGACGGTCAAGAGCGCGGTCTCGCGGGCGCTCGGCAAGCTGCGCGAAGACCCGGAGCTGGGTCCCGTGCGGGCCTGA
- a CDS encoding lipid-transfer protein, whose protein sequence is MSVHTKDRLGGRAAIAGIGATEFSKDSGRSELKLAVEAVHAALDDAGLSPGDVDGLVTFTMDTSPEITVAQAAGMGELSFFSRVHYGGGAACGTVQQAALAVASGVAEVVVCYRAFNERSGRRFGSGVQHREPSAEGAALGWSLPFGLLTPASWVAMAAQRYLHEYGLTPEAFGHVAVVDRKYAATNPAAYFYGKPITLDDHAASRWIVDPLRLLDCCQETDGGQAIVVTSVERARDLRRAPVVIEAAAQGAGRAQEQMTSFYRDGLTGLPEMSVVARQLWRTSGLRPSDIDVGILYDHFTPFVLMQLEEFGFCGPGEAADFVAEERLPLNTHGGQLGEAYLHGMNGIAEGVRQLRGTAVNQTAGAATALVTAGTGVPTSGLVLGRDG, encoded by the coding sequence GCGGCGATCGCCGGCATCGGCGCGACCGAGTTCTCCAAGGACTCGGGGCGCAGTGAGCTGAAGCTCGCGGTGGAGGCCGTGCACGCGGCGCTCGACGACGCGGGCCTCTCCCCCGGTGACGTGGACGGACTGGTCACGTTCACGATGGACACGAGCCCGGAGATCACGGTCGCGCAGGCCGCGGGGATGGGAGAGCTGTCGTTCTTCTCCCGGGTGCACTACGGGGGCGGCGCGGCATGCGGCACGGTGCAGCAGGCGGCCCTCGCGGTGGCGAGCGGGGTGGCCGAGGTGGTCGTCTGCTACCGGGCGTTCAACGAGCGCTCGGGCCGCCGCTTCGGTTCGGGAGTGCAGCACCGGGAGCCGTCGGCGGAGGGCGCGGCGCTCGGCTGGTCCCTGCCCTTCGGGCTGCTCACCCCGGCGTCCTGGGTGGCGATGGCGGCGCAGCGGTACCTGCACGAGTACGGACTGACCCCGGAGGCGTTCGGTCATGTCGCCGTGGTGGACCGCAAGTACGCGGCGACGAACCCGGCGGCCTACTTCTACGGCAAGCCGATCACCCTGGACGACCACGCCGCCTCGCGCTGGATCGTCGACCCGCTGCGGCTGCTCGACTGCTGCCAGGAGACGGACGGCGGACAGGCGATCGTCGTCACGAGCGTGGAGCGGGCCCGGGACCTGCGCCGCGCGCCGGTGGTGATCGAGGCCGCGGCCCAGGGCGCCGGCCGGGCCCAGGAGCAGATGACCAGTTTCTACCGGGACGGTCTGACGGGGCTGCCGGAGATGAGCGTGGTGGCCCGGCAGCTGTGGCGGACGTCGGGGCTGCGCCCCTCGGACATCGACGTGGGGATCCTGTACGACCACTTCACGCCGTTCGTGCTGATGCAGCTGGAGGAGTTCGGGTTCTGCGGGCCGGGCGAGGCGGCGGACTTCGTCGCGGAGGAGCGCCTCCCGCTGAACACGCACGGGGGCCAGCTGGGCGAGGCCTATCTGCACGGGATGAACGGCATCGCGGAGGGAGTGCGGCAGCTGCGGGGCACGGCGGTGAACCAGACAGCGGGCGCGGCGACGGCCCTGGTCACGGCCGGCACGGGGGTGCCGACCTCGGGCCTGGTCCTCGGCCGGGACGGGTGA